A genomic window from Megalobrama amblycephala isolate DHTTF-2021 linkage group LG2, ASM1881202v1, whole genome shotgun sequence includes:
- the wu:fb55g09 gene encoding uncharacterized protein wu:fb55g09 — MLDTEKMCGRGMICQWEVYGNRPSIKETEKHKSESRRSNGGGKHKWHKWGRRPGRRAHYPEMRRNRARLSRWSGTVVSLRPANVQGNRAPGMRAPRNTNQFLMHEKYQMMHMRSDSVGTDSGSDCEMDFADMDSYLGVLENARGALLDSPDLPSPPTFYARQMNQCQQFSFFGFDQEESMQYFPSEDDVMQSEDFMQRDFKEFCDTVAPCI; from the coding sequence ATGCTAGACACTGAGAAAATGTGCGGAAGGGGCATGATATGCCAATGGGAGGTCTACGGCAACAGACCCTCCATCAAGGAGACGGAAAAACACAAGAGCGAGTCGAGGAGAAGCAACGGCGGTGGTAAACACAAGTGGCACAAATGGGGAAGGAGGCCAGGAAGAAGGGCGCACTATCCAGAAATGCGCAGAAATCGTGCGAGACTGTCCCGGTGGTCTGGCACTGTGGTCTCATTGCGTCCTGCCAACGTTCAAGGCAACCGAGCGCCTGGCATGAGGGCGCCCAGGAACACCAACCAGTTCCTCATGCATGAGAAATATCAGATGATGCATATGCGATCGGACTCCGTTGGCACTGACAGCGGGTCCGACTGCGAAATGGACTTTGCGGATATGGACTCGTACCTGGGTGTGCTGGAGAACGCTAGAGGCGCACTGTTGGACAGTCCAGATCTGCCTTCGCCACCCACATTTTACGCACGACAGATGAACCAATGCCAGCAGTTTTCCTTCTTCGGCTTTGATCAAGAGGAAAGCATGCAGTATTTCCCATCAGAAGACGATGTGATGCAGAGTGAAGACTTCATGCAAAGGGACTTCAAAGAATTCTGTGACACTGTGGCACCATGTATTTAG